In Dehalococcoidia bacterium, a single window of DNA contains:
- a CDS encoding alpha/beta hydrolase: MAIAQATDSHISVNGNSFHFRNWGGEGQAVVLVHGLASNCRIWDLVAPILCQQFRVVAIDQRGHGESFKPDSGYDFATVVSDLHGFMNALEISNPVIVGHSWGGDVALEYAVAHPGLVRGLCFVDGGTIEISGRPDWTLEDARREMAPPLWTGVTLEAFRERLRNRWLKDDRPEVEQIVLANFDVNEDGTIASRLSRSNHLNIIDALWDHKPSELYPKVDCPVLLMPARQKDDTSPQARRWRREESIARAESRLPTAKTVWMEDSIHDVPLQRPELVASTIADHITGGFFG, from the coding sequence ATGGCGATAGCCCAGGCCACGGATTCTCACATATCGGTCAACGGCAACTCGTTCCACTTCCGCAACTGGGGAGGTGAGGGCCAGGCAGTAGTGCTGGTACATGGGCTCGCCTCCAACTGCCGCATTTGGGACCTGGTAGCGCCAATTCTGTGCCAGCAGTTCCGAGTGGTGGCCATTGACCAGCGGGGCCACGGCGAGTCGTTCAAGCCAGATTCGGGTTACGACTTCGCGACGGTTGTATCTGATCTCCACGGTTTCATGAATGCACTGGAGATCTCCAACCCTGTTATCGTCGGTCACTCATGGGGTGGTGACGTCGCCTTGGAATACGCGGTTGCTCACCCCGGCCTCGTGCGAGGACTCTGCTTCGTCGACGGCGGTACCATAGAGATCTCAGGTAGACCTGACTGGACGCTTGAAGATGCCAGGCGCGAAATGGCGCCTCCACTTTGGACCGGAGTCACTCTTGAGGCTTTCCGGGAGCGCCTGCGCAACCGCTGGCTCAAAGACGATCGCCCCGAGGTCGAGCAGATAGTGTTGGCCAACTTCGACGTGAACGAAGACGGCACCATTGCCTCCAGGCTCAGCCGCAGCAACCACTTGAACATCATCGATGCGCTCTGGGACCACAAACCCTCGGAGCTGTATCCCAAGGTGGACTGCCCGGTGCTTCTCATGCCCGCGAGGCAGAAGGATGACACGTCTCCGCAGGCGAGGCGATGGCGGCGCGAAGAGTCTATTGCGAGGGCTGAGTCACGCCTTCCCACAGCCAAAACGGTGTGGATGGAGGACAGCATCCACGATGTACCCCTTCAGCGACCGGAACTGGTAGCGTCCACAATCGCCGATCACATAACGGGCGGATTCTTCGGTTAG
- a CDS encoding CBS domain-containing protein, producing the protein MNRPRQTRVEDVMTAEVHSIDGLATVSEAIALMQRHSVSSLVVNRRDDTDEIGMVVVSDIARNVIAPNRSPDRVNVYEIMSKPVLTLPSEMLARYAVRLLVRFDISRATVVDYDRNPVGIVTLRDLVLGSELA; encoded by the coding sequence ATGAACCGGCCGCGGCAGACGCGAGTGGAAGACGTGATGACCGCCGAGGTTCACAGCATCGACGGCCTGGCGACCGTTTCCGAAGCCATAGCTCTCATGCAGAGGCACAGCGTCAGCTCCCTGGTCGTTAACCGAAGGGACGATACGGACGAGATCGGCATGGTGGTGGTGTCGGACATCGCCCGCAACGTGATTGCCCCGAATCGCTCCCCGGACCGGGTGAACGTTTATGAAATCATGTCCAAGCCCGTATTAACCCTGCCTTCGGAGATGCTGGCCAGGTACGCGGTGCGCCTGCTGGTGCGGTTCGACATATCCAGGGCAACCGTAGTGGACTACGACCGTAACCCGGTGGGAATTGTGACCCTTCGCGACCTGGTGTTAGGAAGCGAGCTGGCTTAG
- a CDS encoding P-II family nitrogen regulator: protein MRLKLIIALVNDDKTEVVIDAARAGGATGATIVNSVRGEGLVPDRTFFGLGLATMRDIIMFLVVEQRARDILERIGEAANFDEEPGAGIAFQLDIEDAVGLVTQLPTFHKELELEI, encoded by the coding sequence ATGAGACTTAAGCTGATTATCGCCCTGGTCAACGACGACAAGACTGAGGTGGTCATCGATGCTGCACGGGCCGGTGGCGCGACCGGTGCGACCATCGTCAACAGCGTACGGGGCGAGGGCCTGGTGCCTGACAGGACCTTCTTCGGCCTAGGTCTGGCGACCATGCGGGACATCATCATGTTCCTGGTCGTGGAACAGAGGGCCCGGGACATCCTGGAGCGCATAGGCGAAGCCGCCAACTTCGATGAAGAACCCGGAGCCGGCATAGCCTTCCAGTTGGATATCGAGGACGCGGTGGGTCTGGTCACACAACTGCCCACCTTCCACAAAGAGTTGGAGCTGGAGATATGA
- a CDS encoding DUF1538 domain-containing protein, whose translation MELLNTLGTTFRDVIPIAAVLIIFQVAVLRRRLPNPRRVVVGFVLVLLGLALFLVGLEQALFPIGETMARQLTDSVTNGEVGAASDVDWRDYWLVYAFAAAIGFATTVAEPSLIAVSLKAEEVSGGAVRAWGLRLVVAIGVSVGVSLGCFRIVTGTPLPWYIIAAYVIVIVQTFRSSRAIVPLAYDSGGVTTSTVTVPVVAALGLGLAATIPGRSPLIDGFGLIAFASVFPIMSVLAYAITSSWWSKRRGQQPPDSERKLDDT comes from the coding sequence ATGGAACTACTCAACACACTGGGTACCACTTTTCGGGACGTGATCCCTATCGCGGCGGTGCTTATCATCTTCCAGGTAGCGGTGTTAAGACGACGCCTCCCCAACCCACGCCGGGTAGTGGTGGGTTTCGTGCTCGTACTGCTGGGACTGGCGCTGTTTCTCGTCGGATTGGAGCAGGCGCTCTTCCCAATCGGGGAGACCATGGCCCGGCAACTCACCGACTCGGTGACGAACGGGGAAGTTGGCGCGGCCTCTGATGTCGACTGGCGGGACTATTGGCTCGTGTACGCCTTCGCCGCAGCGATAGGCTTTGCCACCACGGTGGCCGAACCCTCCTTGATTGCCGTGTCGCTGAAGGCCGAAGAGGTATCCGGCGGAGCCGTCCGGGCCTGGGGATTGAGGCTGGTGGTGGCGATCGGAGTGTCGGTGGGAGTGTCGCTGGGCTGTTTCAGAATCGTGACTGGTACTCCTCTTCCCTGGTACATCATTGCGGCCTACGTCATCGTCATCGTGCAGACCTTCCGGTCCAGCAGGGCCATCGTGCCGCTGGCTTACGATAGCGGAGGAGTCACGACCTCCACAGTGACGGTGCCGGTTGTGGCCGCTCTGGGATTGGGGCTGGCGGCTACCATTCCGGGCCGAAGTCCCCTCATTGACGGTTTCGGGCTGATTGCTTTCGCCAGCGTCTTTCCTATAATGTCCGTGCTGGCGTATGCCATTACATCGTCCTGGTGGAGCAAGAGGCGGGGTCAGCAGCCTCCAGACAGTGAACGCAAGCTGGATGACACATGA
- a CDS encoding DUF1538 domain-containing protein yields MADSLRDLTPIVLVIAFFQIVVLRQPFPDIANVAVGLVCVMVGLGLFIQGLESGLFPLGEDLAWAFASKGSLVALLAFSFCLGFGTTVAEPALIAIADEAAEVAAEAGAILDSDSARGSYALELRLVVAFSVGIAIVLGIFRIIKGWPVHWLIIGGYVLVTVMTVFAPDEIIGIAYDSGGVTTSTITVPLVTALGVGLARSIRGRNPMVDGFGLIAFASLTPMICVLGYGMVT; encoded by the coding sequence ATGGCGGACTCGCTGCGCGACCTGACCCCCATTGTCCTGGTCATCGCCTTCTTCCAGATAGTGGTTCTGCGGCAGCCATTTCCCGACATCGCTAACGTGGCCGTTGGCCTGGTGTGCGTGATGGTGGGGCTGGGCCTGTTCATCCAGGGACTAGAAAGCGGGCTCTTTCCCCTGGGTGAAGACCTGGCATGGGCCTTTGCCAGCAAGGGCAGCCTGGTGGCTCTACTGGCCTTTTCCTTTTGCCTGGGTTTCGGAACGACCGTGGCCGAGCCTGCGCTGATTGCCATCGCCGATGAGGCGGCTGAGGTGGCGGCTGAAGCGGGCGCCATTCTCGACAGCGACTCGGCGCGAGGCTCATATGCCCTGGAACTGCGATTGGTGGTGGCCTTCTCCGTGGGCATAGCCATCGTCCTTGGGATCTTCCGCATCATCAAGGGCTGGCCGGTTCACTGGCTGATAATAGGCGGCTACGTGCTGGTGACGGTTATGACTGTGTTCGCTCCCGACGAGATAATCGGCATAGCTTATGACTCAGGGGGCGTGACCACCAGCACGATCACGGTGCCGCTCGTTACTGCGCTGGGGGTTGGGCTGGCGAGGTCCATCAGGGGACGTAACCCCATGGTTGATGGCTTCGGGCTCATCGCGTTTGCCAGCCTGACGCCCATGATCTGCGTACTCGGATACGGAATGGTGACCTGA
- a CDS encoding MmgE/PrpD family protein, protein MADYLNELARFAAETTFEDLSEEALSAARNVTLDTFGAISAGMEEPENLKLASWAADNMLPASAGILATPHRASPMAAALVNATAGVALEMDEGNRFGGGHPSIHVLPGLLAESERAGASGSEFITALVVGYEITSRLGGATSAHPNVHSHGHWGAPGTAAAIAKLRGWLTQDIRGAINVAASMSPANTWTNAFEGATVRNLYPGRSSMQGVLAVDLYQCGFTTLDDAPSDVYGSILGESFDPDEAVSGLGGEYRIQQNYFKLHACCRYNHATLDAVVDAVAGATIAPDDVESVTVGVPWMLDGMLGGYPQNMLAAKFNIPYAVAAALATGRTDISVFRPQTVADPSIRSLFDRVTVRVGDVQRQQAITGPGACVEIRTRGGGRLTAAVESIRGDYGSPIPHSDIVDKFSFLAEPVLGTSRTEDAVQRIDSLETVENMGSVVELFQVPR, encoded by the coding sequence ATGGCCGACTATCTGAATGAACTAGCCCGCTTCGCAGCAGAGACAACATTTGAAGACCTGTCTGAAGAGGCATTAAGCGCCGCCCGTAACGTAACATTGGACACTTTCGGAGCAATCAGCGCCGGTATGGAAGAGCCTGAGAACCTGAAGCTGGCATCCTGGGCTGCGGACAACATGCTGCCTGCCTCTGCGGGTATCCTGGCCACTCCGCATCGAGCCAGCCCGATGGCGGCGGCGCTGGTCAATGCGACGGCTGGCGTAGCGCTGGAGATGGACGAGGGCAACAGATTCGGCGGCGGACATCCATCTATTCATGTGCTGCCGGGGCTGCTGGCCGAATCGGAACGGGCGGGTGCGTCCGGAAGCGAGTTCATAACTGCGCTCGTTGTCGGATACGAGATCACCTCGCGGCTGGGTGGAGCTACCTCAGCTCACCCCAATGTCCACTCCCATGGACACTGGGGGGCTCCCGGTACCGCCGCGGCGATTGCCAAGCTGAGGGGATGGTTGACCCAGGACATCAGGGGAGCAATAAACGTCGCCGCAAGCATGAGTCCGGCCAACACCTGGACCAACGCTTTCGAGGGCGCGACTGTGAGAAACCTGTATCCCGGCCGATCGTCCATGCAGGGTGTGCTGGCCGTCGATCTCTACCAGTGCGGCTTCACCACCCTCGACGACGCGCCATCTGACGTGTATGGGAGCATCCTCGGAGAGTCGTTTGATCCAGATGAGGCGGTGTCCGGGCTCGGAGGTGAGTACCGGATTCAGCAGAACTACTTCAAGCTGCACGCCTGCTGTCGTTACAACCATGCCACCCTTGATGCCGTGGTAGACGCAGTGGCCGGCGCTACCATCGCACCTGACGACGTTGAGTCAGTGACGGTTGGAGTACCATGGATGTTGGACGGGATGCTGGGCGGATATCCTCAGAACATGCTCGCTGCAAAGTTCAATATCCCCTACGCTGTTGCGGCAGCGCTTGCGACCGGGCGCACCGATATCTCGGTGTTCAGGCCACAGACTGTAGCTGATCCCAGCATTCGGTCTCTCTTTGACCGGGTAACCGTTAGAGTGGGTGATGTACAGCGTCAGCAGGCCATCACAGGGCCAGGCGCATGCGTTGAGATTCGCACGCGGGGCGGAGGCCGACTTACGGCTGCCGTCGAATCCATCAGAGGCGACTACGGCAGCCCCATTCCGCACTCCGACATCGTCGACAAGTTCAGCTTCCTCGCTGAGCCAGTACTTGGGACAAGTCGAACCGAGGATGCAGTTCAACGCATCGACTCCCTCGAAACGGTCGAAAACATGGGGTCCGTCGTGGAGCTGTTCCAAGTGCCGCGTTGA
- a CDS encoding acyl-CoA dehydrogenase family protein, protein MLDYYNVMDMLGDEEKQVQSTARQFLDSEAAPDIADYWERGEFPKHLVPKIGEMGYFGANLPSEYGSAGVNNVSYGLIMYELERIDSGLRSFASVQGALVMYPIYSYGSDEQRREYLPKLASGEMIGCFGLTEHEGGSDPGAMRTTARKDGESYVLNGSKMWITNGNIADVALVWAADDDGVVRGFLVPTDTPGFVANKIEHKMSMRASVTSELVMDECRVPASAMLPEVKGLRGPLSCLTQARYGITWGVLGATEAVYQDALEFSQSRETFGHPIASRQLVQDKLVNMVSDHTRGLLLSWRLAVLKDQGKMGFSQVSLAKRDAARSAREILGGSGIVLGHPSIRHMLNLETVDTYEGTHDIHTLILGRDLTGHNALG, encoded by the coding sequence ATGCTCGACTACTATAACGTAATGGATATGCTCGGCGACGAGGAGAAGCAGGTACAGTCCACCGCTCGGCAGTTCCTCGACTCTGAGGCAGCCCCCGATATAGCGGACTACTGGGAACGAGGAGAGTTCCCGAAGCACCTGGTCCCGAAAATCGGCGAGATGGGCTACTTCGGCGCCAATCTGCCGTCCGAGTACGGCTCTGCTGGCGTCAACAACGTCTCGTACGGGTTGATCATGTATGAGCTCGAGCGAATCGACTCGGGCCTGCGCAGCTTCGCCAGCGTACAGGGCGCGCTCGTTATGTACCCGATCTATTCGTATGGATCCGATGAGCAGCGAAGAGAGTATCTGCCCAAGCTGGCTTCAGGAGAGATGATCGGTTGCTTCGGACTCACCGAGCACGAGGGCGGCTCTGATCCCGGCGCGATGAGGACCACCGCCCGTAAGGACGGCGAGAGCTATGTCCTGAACGGCTCGAAGATGTGGATCACCAATGGCAATATTGCCGACGTAGCATTGGTCTGGGCTGCAGACGACGATGGAGTCGTCCGCGGCTTCCTGGTGCCCACGGACACTCCCGGCTTCGTCGCGAACAAGATCGAGCACAAGATGAGCATGCGCGCCTCGGTCACCAGCGAACTCGTGATGGACGAGTGCCGCGTTCCGGCCTCGGCGATGCTCCCGGAAGTAAAGGGCCTGCGTGGTCCGCTGTCCTGTCTGACTCAGGCACGTTACGGCATAACCTGGGGCGTTCTAGGCGCGACAGAAGCCGTGTACCAGGATGCACTGGAATTCTCCCAGTCCCGCGAGACGTTTGGGCACCCGATAGCGTCGCGCCAGCTAGTGCAGGACAAGCTGGTGAACATGGTTAGCGATCACACCAGGGGACTGCTGCTCTCATGGCGTCTGGCCGTTCTGAAGGACCAGGGCAAAATGGGATTCTCTCAAGTGTCCCTCGCCAAGCGTGACGCCGCCCGCAGCGCGAGGGAGATTCTTGGAGGCTCAGGAATCGTGCTCGGGCATCCGTCCATCAGGCACATGCTCAACCTCGAGACGGTGGACACCTACGAAGGCACCCACGACATCCATACTCTCATACTTGGAAGGGACCTGACCGGCCACAACGCGCTCGGCTAG
- a CDS encoding fumarylacetoacetate hydrolase family protein, translating into MTSSESIRQAGDYLATEFLAHRPLDVMIQPFAPTDEQQGYAIQEAFLGRVAEEKGTEVWGYKIAYTNAFMRDRAGVAGPCSGLILASGVHESGVTLNRDDYLRLGIECEVAVRMGADLPPSGAPYTRETVHDAIEWLAASFEIIDGRDGAAGEAKSPALRSIVTNINNGGAVLAEPVTDWQSIDLAASQGKMIVNGEVIGEGVGTDIMGHPLEPVAWLANNLVGLGKSLKAGDMILTGSFAPPYFIEAGDSASISIEGLGEAHFTVAG; encoded by the coding sequence ATGACCAGTTCAGAATCTATCCGACAGGCGGGCGACTACCTCGCTACCGAGTTCCTTGCCCATAGACCATTGGACGTTATGATCCAGCCCTTTGCGCCTACCGATGAGCAACAGGGGTATGCCATCCAGGAAGCCTTTCTCGGGCGCGTTGCGGAAGAGAAAGGAACAGAGGTCTGGGGCTACAAGATCGCGTACACCAATGCGTTCATGCGGGACCGTGCGGGGGTAGCTGGCCCCTGCTCCGGCCTTATCCTGGCCAGCGGTGTTCACGAATCAGGTGTCACTCTCAACAGGGACGACTATCTACGTCTGGGGATCGAGTGTGAAGTGGCTGTACGGATGGGAGCCGATCTACCGCCCTCAGGTGCCCCCTACACACGTGAGACTGTCCATGACGCAATCGAGTGGCTGGCGGCCTCGTTCGAAATCATAGACGGACGTGATGGCGCTGCCGGAGAGGCTAAGAGCCCTGCCCTTCGATCCATCGTGACCAATATCAACAATGGCGGCGCTGTACTGGCTGAGCCGGTGACAGACTGGCAATCCATAGACCTCGCGGCGTCGCAGGGTAAGATGATCGTGAATGGCGAGGTGATAGGCGAGGGCGTCGGTACCGACATCATGGGTCACCCGCTCGAACCAGTCGCGTGGCTCGCCAACAACCTTGTCGGACTCGGCAAGAGTCTCAAAGCTGGCGACATGATTCTGACCGGCAGCTTTGCTCCACCCTACTTCATTGAAGCCGGCGACTCAGCATCTATCTCGATAGAGGGACTTGGAGAGGCACACTTTACAGTGGCCGGATAG
- a CDS encoding Gfo/Idh/MocA family oxidoreductase: MPDVDIIGIYTPGPLHADQILAALDAGKHVMVTKSMVYSMQEAERVVEAVDKTGLVLLVTQTMRGRFDFMNAKRMCDAGTIGDLFMAEAHYVHDLRPVYEQTPWRVQMPQDLVLGGACHPIDLLRWIMGDIAEVHCYGLRSGVSEDYPQEDTFVINMKFASGKIGRVANFLGVIHPPDVPMNSLTVYGTKGTIHDGKVRLDADEWLPQRDVTMEFPSQRGHSGEMIVMLQHMADCVLNGATPWVGAREGARVVSTCLSAWDSLRSGQPAEVRNEF; this comes from the coding sequence ATGCCGGATGTAGACATCATCGGAATCTACACGCCGGGACCTCTTCACGCAGACCAGATTCTCGCCGCGCTCGACGCCGGCAAGCACGTCATGGTGACCAAGTCCATGGTCTATTCCATGCAGGAAGCGGAGCGGGTTGTCGAGGCTGTCGATAAGACAGGCCTTGTCCTGCTGGTGACACAGACCATGCGTGGCCGCTTCGACTTCATGAACGCCAAGCGGATGTGCGACGCCGGCACCATCGGAGACCTATTCATGGCCGAGGCCCACTACGTACATGACCTCCGGCCCGTGTATGAGCAGACACCCTGGCGCGTGCAGATGCCACAGGACCTGGTCCTCGGCGGGGCGTGCCACCCGATTGACCTTCTTCGCTGGATCATGGGCGATATCGCAGAGGTCCACTGCTACGGCCTAAGGAGCGGGGTGTCTGAGGACTACCCGCAGGAGGACACGTTCGTCATCAACATGAAGTTTGCGTCCGGCAAGATCGGGCGCGTCGCTAACTTCCTCGGCGTCATTCACCCGCCGGACGTTCCGATGAACAGCCTAACGGTATACGGCACCAAGGGAACGATCCACGACGGCAAGGTACGTCTCGATGCAGATGAGTGGCTCCCGCAGAGAGATGTCACCATGGAGTTTCCGTCCCAGCGGGGCCACAGCGGTGAGATGATCGTGATGCTCCAGCACATGGCGGACTGCGTTTTGAACGGCGCCACTCCATGGGTAGGGGCACGTGAGGGGGCGAGGGTTGTATCAACGTGTCTGTCGGCATGGGACTCGCTCCGGTCAGGGCAGCCCGCCGAAGTCCGAAACGAGTTCTAG
- a CDS encoding GNAT family N-acetyltransferase has protein sequence MSAELPPKQLSMIISASRAEDMPEYTVPEGFVVRGYLPGDEESWTELLNTGDYGSDWDRTRVVEFLAGPERAVGSVVVARDSRVVAATFASVEVDRDFTGRVDFVTSHPDVRGLGLGRVVCTGVVRYLVGKGYPEVILYTDDWRLPAIGLYLSMGFEPQMTRSNMPERWRRVMKQLEGSR, from the coding sequence ATGAGCGCTGAACTTCCTCCCAAACAGCTCTCGATGATTATCTCTGCCAGTCGAGCTGAGGATATGCCTGAGTACACGGTCCCTGAAGGATTCGTGGTGCGTGGGTACCTGCCGGGGGATGAAGAGTCGTGGACGGAACTGCTGAACACGGGGGACTATGGCAGTGACTGGGACAGGACCCGCGTGGTCGAATTCCTTGCAGGTCCGGAGAGGGCTGTGGGATCAGTGGTTGTTGCCAGGGACAGCCGAGTCGTGGCGGCCACGTTCGCTTCTGTGGAGGTCGACAGAGACTTCACTGGACGCGTGGACTTTGTCACCAGCCATCCAGACGTCAGGGGACTGGGATTAGGACGCGTCGTCTGCACGGGTGTAGTCAGGTATCTCGTGGGCAAAGGGTACCCCGAGGTGATCCTGTACACAGATGACTGGCGGCTGCCGGCAATTGGGCTGTATCTCTCGATGGGATTCGAGCCGCAGATGACGCGGAGCAACATGCCAGAACGCTGGCGACGAGTCATGAAACAGCTGGAGGGCAGCAGATGA
- the prmC gene encoding peptide chain release factor N(5)-glutamine methyltransferase, translating to MRTFENPQTLQQSLAAIRTVLRDGGVVEWQVEAEVLLRHVLGLDRSEFLAEVYGGSGGLNVDQSVAMRSLVDRRLSGEPLAYIVGQREFYGLTLKVDRRVLIPRQETELLVDIVLEHLASSRLRDPIVVDVGTGSGSVALAVAKHAPSARVLATDVSDGALEASRRNAENLGLSDRVRFVHGDMLQPINGPVDVIVSNPPYIPSGNILELAVEVQREPRVALDGGDDGMDPLRRLLNQSAARLAPGGMVVIELMPEQMTEARALAVQTIGCNVDVDTRKDLMGNERALVVKRLVTGVEGPDAGT from the coding sequence ATGCGCACTTTCGAGAACCCACAGACTCTCCAGCAGAGTCTTGCCGCCATCCGAACCGTCCTGCGTGACGGAGGCGTCGTCGAGTGGCAGGTCGAAGCCGAAGTGCTGCTCAGGCACGTTCTCGGCCTGGACAGAAGCGAGTTTCTGGCTGAAGTCTACGGCGGCAGCGGCGGACTCAACGTGGACCAGTCGGTCGCAATGCGTTCCCTTGTGGACCGAAGACTGTCTGGCGAGCCGCTGGCGTACATCGTGGGTCAGCGCGAGTTCTACGGGCTGACTCTGAAAGTCGACAGGCGCGTACTGATCCCCAGGCAGGAGACGGAACTGCTTGTCGACATCGTGCTTGAGCACTTGGCGTCCTCACGCCTGAGAGACCCAATAGTCGTCGACGTCGGAACGGGGTCCGGCTCGGTGGCGCTGGCAGTGGCGAAACATGCCCCCAGTGCAAGAGTGCTGGCGACTGATGTCTCAGATGGTGCGCTCGAGGCATCAAGGCGAAACGCTGAGAATCTGGGCCTGTCTGACAGGGTCAGGTTTGTACACGGAGACATGCTTCAGCCCATCAACGGGCCGGTCGACGTGATCGTGTCGAATCCGCCTTACATCCCCAGTGGTAACATACTGGAGCTAGCCGTAGAGGTCCAACGGGAGCCTCGAGTTGCGCTCGATGGCGGCGATGACGGCATGGATCCACTTCGTCGGCTGTTGAATCAATCGGCTGCCAGGTTGGCTCCAGGTGGCATGGTAGTCATCGAGCTGATGCCTGAGCAGATGACCGAGGCGAGAGCACTGGCGGTTCAGACCATAGGTTGCAACGTAGATGTGGACACTCGAAAGGACCTGATGGGCAACGAACGGGCCCTGGTCGTCAAACGGTTGGTCACCGGCGTTGAGGGGCCTGACGCCGGGACGTGA
- the prfA gene encoding peptide chain release factor 1, translating to MLERMRTVEDRFDEIDQLMSDPEVAVDYNRVEQLAREQAQLRQVVELSRVLRSLESEIGSLRTLVRDESDDEIVEMAREELAELQPRREKTELDLKLALVPKDPNDEKNVIVEVRAGTGGDEAGLFAADLYRMYTRYAQRRNWNTEVIDLNETGIGAFKEVVFEVKGKGAYSRLKHESGVHRVQRVPVTESSGRIHTSAATVAVLPEAEEVDVEIHADDLQIDVFHSSGHGGQNVQKVATAIRITHKPTGIVAVCQDERSQFKNKEKALSVLRSRIYAQEVERQNRERSDARRSQVGSGDRSERVRTYNFPQSRITDHRIGLTIHSLSQALDGEIDGIIDALLEEEQTRKLAQAIDQ from the coding sequence ATGCTTGAACGAATGCGCACAGTTGAAGACCGGTTCGACGAGATTGACCAGCTAATGTCCGACCCCGAAGTCGCGGTAGACTACAACCGCGTGGAGCAACTCGCCCGGGAGCAGGCGCAGCTAAGGCAGGTGGTTGAACTTTCCCGCGTGCTGCGGTCGCTTGAGTCGGAGATAGGCAGCCTTCGGACTCTCGTGAGAGACGAGAGCGACGATGAGATAGTCGAGATGGCCCGCGAGGAGCTCGCCGAGCTTCAGCCCCGCAGAGAGAAAACCGAACTCGACCTCAAGCTGGCCCTGGTTCCGAAGGACCCCAACGACGAAAAGAACGTCATCGTCGAAGTCCGGGCAGGTACAGGCGGCGACGAGGCCGGTCTGTTCGCTGCTGATCTCTACCGGATGTACACCAGGTACGCCCAGAGACGGAACTGGAATACAGAGGTGATAGACCTCAACGAGACGGGAATCGGAGCATTCAAGGAAGTTGTCTTCGAGGTCAAGGGCAAGGGAGCTTACTCCCGGCTCAAGCACGAGAGTGGAGTCCACCGGGTACAACGGGTGCCAGTCACCGAGTCGAGCGGCCGCATCCACACGTCAGCGGCAACCGTCGCGGTACTGCCCGAGGCTGAAGAGGTGGATGTTGAGATCCATGCTGACGACCTCCAGATCGACGTCTTCCACTCGTCAGGACATGGCGGTCAGAATGTCCAGAAGGTGGCCACCGCGATCCGCATCACTCACAAGCCGACAGGAATCGTGGCTGTCTGCCAGGACGAGCGCAGCCAGTTCAAGAACAAGGAGAAGGCCCTCTCCGTGCTGAGGTCCCGCATCTACGCACAGGAAGTGGAGCGCCAGAACCGCGAGCGCTCCGACGCGCGGCGGTCACAGGTCGGCAGCGGAGATCGCTCAGAGCGTGTCAGGACGTACAACTTCCCGCAGAGCAGGATCACCGACCACCGCATTGGACTCACCATCCACAGCCTGTCTCAGGCGTTGGATGGAGAAATTGACGGCATCATAGACGCCCTCCTCGAGGAGGAGCAGACACGGAAGCTGGCCCAGGCCATCGACCAGTGA